A stretch of the Orcinus orca chromosome 1, mOrcOrc1.1, whole genome shotgun sequence genome encodes the following:
- the TMEM222 gene encoding transmembrane protein 222 isoform X4, which translates to MGQAPLPHYTWSDLRERPLLTAERWFFPIIGHMGICTSTGVIRDFAGPYFVSEDNMAFGKPAKYWKLDPAQVYASGPNAWDTAVHDASEEYKHRMHSLCCDNCHSHVALALNLMRYNNSTNWNMVTLCFFCLLYGKYVRLKTSGPLAGDLSPDTGVIVDGVRKAQRVDVSPVPTQRASAPS; encoded by the exons ATGGGCCAAGCTCCCCTCCCTCATTACACCTGGTCTGATCTGAGAGAAAGACCGTTGTTGACCGCGGAAAG GTGGTTTTTCCCCATCATTGGCCACATGGGCATCTGCACATCCACAGGAGTCATTCGGGACTTTGCGGGCCCCTACTTTGTGTCG GAAGACAACATGGCCTTCGGGAAGCCTGCCAA GTACTGGAAGCTGGACCCTGCTCAGGTATATGCCAGCGGGCCCAATGCGTGGGACACGGCTGTGCACGACGCTTCTGAGGAGTACAAGCACCGCATG CACAGTCTCTGCTGTGACAACTGCCACTCACATGTGGCCTTGGCCCTGAACCTGATGCGCTACAACAACAGCACCAACTGGAACATGGTGACTCTCTGCTTCTTCTGCCTGCTGTATGGGAAGTACGTCAG ACTGAAGACTTCTGGTCCTCTCGCTGGCGACCTCTCCCCAGACACAGGGGTGATCGTGGATGGAGTCAGGAAGGCCCAGAGGGTGGACGTGTCTCCTGTACCCACCCAGCGAG CATCGGCGCCTTCGTGA
- the WDTC1 gene encoding WD and tetratricopeptide repeats protein 1 isoform X1 has product MAKVNITRDLICRQIKERGALSFERRYHVTDPFIRRLGLEAELQGHSGCVNCLEWNEKGDLLASGSDDQHTIVWDPLHHKKLLSMHTGHTANIFSVKQFLPHAGDRILITGAADSKVHVHDLTVKETIHMFGDHTNRVKRIATAPMWPNTFWSAAEDGLIRQYDLRENSKHSEVLIDLTEYCGQLVEAKCLTVNPQDNNCLAVGASGPFVRLYDIRMIHNHRKSMKQSPSAGVHTFCDRQKPLPDGAAQYYVAGHLPVKLPDYNNRLRVLVATYVTFSPNGTELLVNMGGEQVYLFDLTYKQRPYTFLLPRKCHSSGEVQNGKMSTNGVSNGVSNGLHLHSNGFRLPESRGHVSPQVELPPYLERVKQQANEAFACQQWTQAIQLYSKAVQRAPHNAMLYGNRAAAYMKRKWDGDHYDALRDCLKAISLNPCHLKAHFRLARCLFELKYVAEALECLDDFKGKFPEQAHSSACDALGRDITAALFSKNDGDEKKGAGGGGSGPVRLRSTSRKDSISEDEMVLRERSYDYQFRYCGHCNTTTDIKEANFFGSNAQYIVSGSDDGSFFIWEKETTNLVRVLQGDESIVNCLQPHPSYCFLATSGIDPVVRLWNPRPESEDLTGRVVEDMEGASQANQRRMNADPLEVMLLNMGYRITGLSSAGAGASDDEDSSEGQVQCRPS; this is encoded by the exons GGTCACTCAGGATGTGTCAACTGTCTGGAGTGGAATGAGAAAGGAGA CTTGCTGGCCTCTGGTTCTGATGACCAGCACACGATTGTGTGGGACCCGCTGCACCACAAGAAGCTGCTTTCCATGCACACAGGACACactgcaaatatcttttctgtcAAG CAGTTCCTGCCTCACGCTGGGGACCGCATCTTGATCACAGGGGCAGCTGACTCCAAGGTGCATGTCCACGACCTGACAGTAAAGGAGACGATCCACATGTTTGGAGACCACACAAACCGGGTGAAACGCATCGCCACGGCGCCCATGTGGCCCAACACATTCTGGAGCGCTGCTGAGGATGGGCTTATCCG CCAGTATGACCTTCGGGAGAACAGCAAACACTCGGAGGTGCTGATTGACCTGACAGAGTACTGTGGCCAGCTGGTAGAGGCCAAGTGCCTCACCGTCAACCCCCAGGACAACAACTGCCTGGCAGTGGGGGCCAGTGGGCCCTTTGTGAGGCTCTATGACATTCGCATGATCCATAACCACAG aaagagcaTGAAGCAGAGCCCTTCAGCAGGTGTGCACACCTTCTGTGACCGGCAGAAGCCCCTTCCGGATGGTGCAGCCCAGTATTACGTAGCAG GTCACCTGCCAGTGAAGCTGCCCGACTACAACAACCGTCTGAGAGTGCTGGTCGCCACCTATGTGACCTTCAGCCCCAATGGCACAGAGCTGCTGGTCAACATGGGAGGAGAGCAG GTCTATTTGTTTGACCTGACTTACAAGCAGCGGCCGTACACCTTCCTCTTGCCTAGAAAATGCCACTCCTCAGGGG aAGTTCAGAATGGCAAGATGTCCACCAATGGTGTGTCCAACGGTGTGTCCAATGGCCTGCACCTTCACAGCAACGGCTTCCGGCTGCCAGAGAGTAGAGGACATGTCAG CCCCCAGGTAGAGCTGCCCCCATACCTGGAGCGTGTGAAACAGCAAGCCAATGAGGCTTTTGCCTGCCAGCAGTGGACCCAGGCCATCCAGCTTTACAGCAAGGCCGTGCAGAGGGCCCCTCACAATGCCATGCTCTACGGGAACCGAGCTGCTGCCTACATGAAGCGCAAGTG GGATGGTGACCACTACGATGCCCTGAGGGACTGCCTCAAGGCCATCTCCCTAAACCCATGCCACCTGAAGGCGCACTTCCGCCTGGCCCGATGCCTCTTTGAGCTCAAGTACGTGGCTGAGGCCCTGGAGTGCCTGGATGATTTCAAAGGGAAGTTCCCGGAGCAGGCCCATAGCAGCGCTTGTGATGCACTGGGACGCGACATCACGGCCGCCCTCTTCTCCAAAAATGATGGTG ACGAGAAGAAGGGagctggtggtggtggcagcgGCCCCGTCCGCCTCCGCAGCACGAGCCGCAAGGACTCCATCTCAGAGGACGAGATGGTGCTGCGGGAGCGAAGCTACGACTATCAGTTCCGCTACTGTGGCCACTGCAATACCACCACAGACATCAAGGAAGCCAATTTCTTTGGCAG CAATGCTCAATACATCGTCAGTGGCTCTGATGACGGCTCCTTCTTCATCTGGGAAAAGGAGACCACCAACCTGGTCCGCGTGCTCCAGGGAGACGAGTCCATCGTCAACTGCCTGCAGCCGCACCCCAGCTACTGCTTCTTGGCCACCAGCGGCATCGACCCCGTTGTGCGGCTGTGGAACCCCCGGCCAGAG AGTGAAGACCTCACAGGCCGAGTTGTGGAGGACATGGAGGGTGCTTCCCAGGCCAACCAGCGGCGCATGAATGCGGACCCGTTGGAGGTGATGCTGCTCAACATGGGCTATCGGATCACAGGCCTGAGCAGTGCGGGTGCTGGGGCCTCTGACGATGAGGACAGCTCCGAGGGCCAGGTGCAGTGCCGGCCCAGCTAG
- the WDTC1 gene encoding WD and tetratricopeptide repeats protein 1 isoform X4 codes for MAKVNITRDLICRQIKERGALSFERRYHVTDPFIRRLGLEAELQGHSGCVNCLEWNEKGDLLASGSDDQHTIVWDPLHHKKLLSMHTGHTANIFSVKFLPHAGDRILITGAADSKVHVHDLTVKETIHMFGDHTNRVKRIATAPMWPNTFWSAAEDGLIRQYDLRENSKHSEVLIDLTEYCGQLVEAKCLTVNPQDNNCLAVGASGPFVRLYDIRMIHNHRKSMKQSPSAGVHTFCDRQKPLPDGAAQYYVAGHLPVKLPDYNNRLRVLVATYVTFSPNGTELLVNMGGEQVYLFDLTYKQRPYTFLLPRKCHSSGVQNGKMSTNGVSNGVSNGLHLHSNGFRLPESRGHVSPQVELPPYLERVKQQANEAFACQQWTQAIQLYSKAVQRAPHNAMLYGNRAAAYMKRKWDGDHYDALRDCLKAISLNPCHLKAHFRLARCLFELKYVAEALECLDDFKGKFPEQAHSSACDALGRDITAALFSKNDGDEKKGAGGGGSGPVRLRSTSRKDSISEDEMVLRERSYDYQFRYCGHCNTTTDIKEANFFGSNAQYIVSGSDDGSFFIWEKETTNLVRVLQGDESIVNCLQPHPSYCFLATSGIDPVVRLWNPRPESEDLTGRVVEDMEGASQANQRRMNADPLEVMLLNMGYRITGLSSAGAGASDDEDSSEGQVQCRPS; via the exons GGTCACTCAGGATGTGTCAACTGTCTGGAGTGGAATGAGAAAGGAGA CTTGCTGGCCTCTGGTTCTGATGACCAGCACACGATTGTGTGGGACCCGCTGCACCACAAGAAGCTGCTTTCCATGCACACAGGACACactgcaaatatcttttctgtcAAG TTCCTGCCTCACGCTGGGGACCGCATCTTGATCACAGGGGCAGCTGACTCCAAGGTGCATGTCCACGACCTGACAGTAAAGGAGACGATCCACATGTTTGGAGACCACACAAACCGGGTGAAACGCATCGCCACGGCGCCCATGTGGCCCAACACATTCTGGAGCGCTGCTGAGGATGGGCTTATCCG CCAGTATGACCTTCGGGAGAACAGCAAACACTCGGAGGTGCTGATTGACCTGACAGAGTACTGTGGCCAGCTGGTAGAGGCCAAGTGCCTCACCGTCAACCCCCAGGACAACAACTGCCTGGCAGTGGGGGCCAGTGGGCCCTTTGTGAGGCTCTATGACATTCGCATGATCCATAACCACAG aaagagcaTGAAGCAGAGCCCTTCAGCAGGTGTGCACACCTTCTGTGACCGGCAGAAGCCCCTTCCGGATGGTGCAGCCCAGTATTACGTAGCAG GTCACCTGCCAGTGAAGCTGCCCGACTACAACAACCGTCTGAGAGTGCTGGTCGCCACCTATGTGACCTTCAGCCCCAATGGCACAGAGCTGCTGGTCAACATGGGAGGAGAGCAG GTCTATTTGTTTGACCTGACTTACAAGCAGCGGCCGTACACCTTCCTCTTGCCTAGAAAATGCCACTCCTCAGGGG TTCAGAATGGCAAGATGTCCACCAATGGTGTGTCCAACGGTGTGTCCAATGGCCTGCACCTTCACAGCAACGGCTTCCGGCTGCCAGAGAGTAGAGGACATGTCAG CCCCCAGGTAGAGCTGCCCCCATACCTGGAGCGTGTGAAACAGCAAGCCAATGAGGCTTTTGCCTGCCAGCAGTGGACCCAGGCCATCCAGCTTTACAGCAAGGCCGTGCAGAGGGCCCCTCACAATGCCATGCTCTACGGGAACCGAGCTGCTGCCTACATGAAGCGCAAGTG GGATGGTGACCACTACGATGCCCTGAGGGACTGCCTCAAGGCCATCTCCCTAAACCCATGCCACCTGAAGGCGCACTTCCGCCTGGCCCGATGCCTCTTTGAGCTCAAGTACGTGGCTGAGGCCCTGGAGTGCCTGGATGATTTCAAAGGGAAGTTCCCGGAGCAGGCCCATAGCAGCGCTTGTGATGCACTGGGACGCGACATCACGGCCGCCCTCTTCTCCAAAAATGATGGTG ACGAGAAGAAGGGagctggtggtggtggcagcgGCCCCGTCCGCCTCCGCAGCACGAGCCGCAAGGACTCCATCTCAGAGGACGAGATGGTGCTGCGGGAGCGAAGCTACGACTATCAGTTCCGCTACTGTGGCCACTGCAATACCACCACAGACATCAAGGAAGCCAATTTCTTTGGCAG CAATGCTCAATACATCGTCAGTGGCTCTGATGACGGCTCCTTCTTCATCTGGGAAAAGGAGACCACCAACCTGGTCCGCGTGCTCCAGGGAGACGAGTCCATCGTCAACTGCCTGCAGCCGCACCCCAGCTACTGCTTCTTGGCCACCAGCGGCATCGACCCCGTTGTGCGGCTGTGGAACCCCCGGCCAGAG AGTGAAGACCTCACAGGCCGAGTTGTGGAGGACATGGAGGGTGCTTCCCAGGCCAACCAGCGGCGCATGAATGCGGACCCGTTGGAGGTGATGCTGCTCAACATGGGCTATCGGATCACAGGCCTGAGCAGTGCGGGTGCTGGGGCCTCTGACGATGAGGACAGCTCCGAGGGCCAGGTGCAGTGCCGGCCCAGCTAG
- the TMEM222 gene encoding transmembrane protein 222 isoform X2 — MAEAEGSSPLLLPPPLPPPPGMAEVEAPTAAETDKKQFSCAGSGVMDVERSRFPYCVVWTPIPVLTWFFPIIGHMGICTSTGVIRDFAGPYFVSEDNMAFGKPAKYWKLDPAQVYASGPNAWDTAVHDASEEYKHRMHSLCCDNCHSHVALALNLMRYNNSTNWNMVTLCFFCLLYGKYVSIGAFVKTWLPFVLLLGVILSISLVFNLR, encoded by the exons ATGGCGGAAGCGGAAGGGAGTTCGCCACTCCTGTtgccgccgccgctgccaccCCCGCCCGGGATGGCGGAAGTGGAGGCGCCGACGGCGGCCGAGACGGACAAGAAGCAGTTTAGCTGTGCTGGCAGCGGCGTCATGGACGTGGAGCGGAGCCGCTTCCCTTACTGCGTGGTGTGGACTCCCATACCGGTGCTCAC GTGGTTTTTCCCCATCATTGGCCACATGGGCATCTGCACATCCACAGGAGTCATTCGGGACTTTGCGGGCCCCTACTTTGTGTCG GAAGACAACATGGCCTTCGGGAAGCCTGCCAA GTACTGGAAGCTGGACCCTGCTCAGGTATATGCCAGCGGGCCCAATGCGTGGGACACGGCTGTGCACGACGCTTCTGAGGAGTACAAGCACCGCATG CACAGTCTCTGCTGTGACAACTGCCACTCACATGTGGCCTTGGCCCTGAACCTGATGCGCTACAACAACAGCACCAACTGGAACATGGTGACTCTCTGCTTCTTCTGCCTGCTGTATGGGAAGTACGTCAG CATCGGCGCCTTCGTGAAGACCTGGCTGCCCTTTGTCCTCCTGCTGGGCGTCATCCTGAGCATCAGCCTGGTCTTTAACCTGCGGTGA
- the TMEM222 gene encoding transmembrane protein 222 isoform X3 — translation MAEAEGSSPLLLPPPLPPPPGMAEVEAPTAAETDKKQFSCAGSGVMDVERSRFPYCVVWTPIPVLTWFFPIIGHMGICTSTGVIRDFAGPYFVSEDNMAFGKPAKYWKLDPAQVYASGPNAWDTAVHDASEEYKHRMHSLCCDNCHSHVALALNLMRYNNSTNWNMVTLCFFCLLYGNIGAFVKTWLPFVLLLGVILSISLVFNLR, via the exons ATGGCGGAAGCGGAAGGGAGTTCGCCACTCCTGTtgccgccgccgctgccaccCCCGCCCGGGATGGCGGAAGTGGAGGCGCCGACGGCGGCCGAGACGGACAAGAAGCAGTTTAGCTGTGCTGGCAGCGGCGTCATGGACGTGGAGCGGAGCCGCTTCCCTTACTGCGTGGTGTGGACTCCCATACCGGTGCTCAC GTGGTTTTTCCCCATCATTGGCCACATGGGCATCTGCACATCCACAGGAGTCATTCGGGACTTTGCGGGCCCCTACTTTGTGTCG GAAGACAACATGGCCTTCGGGAAGCCTGCCAA GTACTGGAAGCTGGACCCTGCTCAGGTATATGCCAGCGGGCCCAATGCGTGGGACACGGCTGTGCACGACGCTTCTGAGGAGTACAAGCACCGCATG CACAGTCTCTGCTGTGACAACTGCCACTCACATGTGGCCTTGGCCCTGAACCTGATGCGCTACAACAACAGCACCAACTGGAACATGGTGACTCTCTGCTTCTTCTGCCTGCTGTATGGGAA CATCGGCGCCTTCGTGAAGACCTGGCTGCCCTTTGTCCTCCTGCTGGGCGTCATCCTGAGCATCAGCCTGGTCTTTAACCTGCGGTGA
- the WDTC1 gene encoding WD and tetratricopeptide repeats protein 1 isoform X2: MAKVNITRDLICRQIKERGALSFERRYHVTDPFIRRLGLEAELQGHSGCVNCLEWNEKGDLLASGSDDQHTIVWDPLHHKKLLSMHTGHTANIFSVKFLPHAGDRILITGAADSKVHVHDLTVKETIHMFGDHTNRVKRIATAPMWPNTFWSAAEDGLIRQYDLRENSKHSEVLIDLTEYCGQLVEAKCLTVNPQDNNCLAVGASGPFVRLYDIRMIHNHRKSMKQSPSAGVHTFCDRQKPLPDGAAQYYVAGHLPVKLPDYNNRLRVLVATYVTFSPNGTELLVNMGGEQVYLFDLTYKQRPYTFLLPRKCHSSGEVQNGKMSTNGVSNGVSNGLHLHSNGFRLPESRGHVSPQVELPPYLERVKQQANEAFACQQWTQAIQLYSKAVQRAPHNAMLYGNRAAAYMKRKWDGDHYDALRDCLKAISLNPCHLKAHFRLARCLFELKYVAEALECLDDFKGKFPEQAHSSACDALGRDITAALFSKNDGDEKKGAGGGGSGPVRLRSTSRKDSISEDEMVLRERSYDYQFRYCGHCNTTTDIKEANFFGSNAQYIVSGSDDGSFFIWEKETTNLVRVLQGDESIVNCLQPHPSYCFLATSGIDPVVRLWNPRPESEDLTGRVVEDMEGASQANQRRMNADPLEVMLLNMGYRITGLSSAGAGASDDEDSSEGQVQCRPS; encoded by the exons GGTCACTCAGGATGTGTCAACTGTCTGGAGTGGAATGAGAAAGGAGA CTTGCTGGCCTCTGGTTCTGATGACCAGCACACGATTGTGTGGGACCCGCTGCACCACAAGAAGCTGCTTTCCATGCACACAGGACACactgcaaatatcttttctgtcAAG TTCCTGCCTCACGCTGGGGACCGCATCTTGATCACAGGGGCAGCTGACTCCAAGGTGCATGTCCACGACCTGACAGTAAAGGAGACGATCCACATGTTTGGAGACCACACAAACCGGGTGAAACGCATCGCCACGGCGCCCATGTGGCCCAACACATTCTGGAGCGCTGCTGAGGATGGGCTTATCCG CCAGTATGACCTTCGGGAGAACAGCAAACACTCGGAGGTGCTGATTGACCTGACAGAGTACTGTGGCCAGCTGGTAGAGGCCAAGTGCCTCACCGTCAACCCCCAGGACAACAACTGCCTGGCAGTGGGGGCCAGTGGGCCCTTTGTGAGGCTCTATGACATTCGCATGATCCATAACCACAG aaagagcaTGAAGCAGAGCCCTTCAGCAGGTGTGCACACCTTCTGTGACCGGCAGAAGCCCCTTCCGGATGGTGCAGCCCAGTATTACGTAGCAG GTCACCTGCCAGTGAAGCTGCCCGACTACAACAACCGTCTGAGAGTGCTGGTCGCCACCTATGTGACCTTCAGCCCCAATGGCACAGAGCTGCTGGTCAACATGGGAGGAGAGCAG GTCTATTTGTTTGACCTGACTTACAAGCAGCGGCCGTACACCTTCCTCTTGCCTAGAAAATGCCACTCCTCAGGGG aAGTTCAGAATGGCAAGATGTCCACCAATGGTGTGTCCAACGGTGTGTCCAATGGCCTGCACCTTCACAGCAACGGCTTCCGGCTGCCAGAGAGTAGAGGACATGTCAG CCCCCAGGTAGAGCTGCCCCCATACCTGGAGCGTGTGAAACAGCAAGCCAATGAGGCTTTTGCCTGCCAGCAGTGGACCCAGGCCATCCAGCTTTACAGCAAGGCCGTGCAGAGGGCCCCTCACAATGCCATGCTCTACGGGAACCGAGCTGCTGCCTACATGAAGCGCAAGTG GGATGGTGACCACTACGATGCCCTGAGGGACTGCCTCAAGGCCATCTCCCTAAACCCATGCCACCTGAAGGCGCACTTCCGCCTGGCCCGATGCCTCTTTGAGCTCAAGTACGTGGCTGAGGCCCTGGAGTGCCTGGATGATTTCAAAGGGAAGTTCCCGGAGCAGGCCCATAGCAGCGCTTGTGATGCACTGGGACGCGACATCACGGCCGCCCTCTTCTCCAAAAATGATGGTG ACGAGAAGAAGGGagctggtggtggtggcagcgGCCCCGTCCGCCTCCGCAGCACGAGCCGCAAGGACTCCATCTCAGAGGACGAGATGGTGCTGCGGGAGCGAAGCTACGACTATCAGTTCCGCTACTGTGGCCACTGCAATACCACCACAGACATCAAGGAAGCCAATTTCTTTGGCAG CAATGCTCAATACATCGTCAGTGGCTCTGATGACGGCTCCTTCTTCATCTGGGAAAAGGAGACCACCAACCTGGTCCGCGTGCTCCAGGGAGACGAGTCCATCGTCAACTGCCTGCAGCCGCACCCCAGCTACTGCTTCTTGGCCACCAGCGGCATCGACCCCGTTGTGCGGCTGTGGAACCCCCGGCCAGAG AGTGAAGACCTCACAGGCCGAGTTGTGGAGGACATGGAGGGTGCTTCCCAGGCCAACCAGCGGCGCATGAATGCGGACCCGTTGGAGGTGATGCTGCTCAACATGGGCTATCGGATCACAGGCCTGAGCAGTGCGGGTGCTGGGGCCTCTGACGATGAGGACAGCTCCGAGGGCCAGGTGCAGTGCCGGCCCAGCTAG
- the WDTC1 gene encoding WD and tetratricopeptide repeats protein 1 isoform X3: MAKVNITRDLICRQIKERGALSFERRYHVTDPFIRRLGLEAELQGHSGCVNCLEWNEKGDLLASGSDDQHTIVWDPLHHKKLLSMHTGHTANIFSVKQFLPHAGDRILITGAADSKVHVHDLTVKETIHMFGDHTNRVKRIATAPMWPNTFWSAAEDGLIRQYDLRENSKHSEVLIDLTEYCGQLVEAKCLTVNPQDNNCLAVGASGPFVRLYDIRMIHNHRKSMKQSPSAGVHTFCDRQKPLPDGAAQYYVAGHLPVKLPDYNNRLRVLVATYVTFSPNGTELLVNMGGEQVYLFDLTYKQRPYTFLLPRKCHSSGVQNGKMSTNGVSNGVSNGLHLHSNGFRLPESRGHVSPQVELPPYLERVKQQANEAFACQQWTQAIQLYSKAVQRAPHNAMLYGNRAAAYMKRKWDGDHYDALRDCLKAISLNPCHLKAHFRLARCLFELKYVAEALECLDDFKGKFPEQAHSSACDALGRDITAALFSKNDGDEKKGAGGGGSGPVRLRSTSRKDSISEDEMVLRERSYDYQFRYCGHCNTTTDIKEANFFGSNAQYIVSGSDDGSFFIWEKETTNLVRVLQGDESIVNCLQPHPSYCFLATSGIDPVVRLWNPRPESEDLTGRVVEDMEGASQANQRRMNADPLEVMLLNMGYRITGLSSAGAGASDDEDSSEGQVQCRPS; this comes from the exons GGTCACTCAGGATGTGTCAACTGTCTGGAGTGGAATGAGAAAGGAGA CTTGCTGGCCTCTGGTTCTGATGACCAGCACACGATTGTGTGGGACCCGCTGCACCACAAGAAGCTGCTTTCCATGCACACAGGACACactgcaaatatcttttctgtcAAG CAGTTCCTGCCTCACGCTGGGGACCGCATCTTGATCACAGGGGCAGCTGACTCCAAGGTGCATGTCCACGACCTGACAGTAAAGGAGACGATCCACATGTTTGGAGACCACACAAACCGGGTGAAACGCATCGCCACGGCGCCCATGTGGCCCAACACATTCTGGAGCGCTGCTGAGGATGGGCTTATCCG CCAGTATGACCTTCGGGAGAACAGCAAACACTCGGAGGTGCTGATTGACCTGACAGAGTACTGTGGCCAGCTGGTAGAGGCCAAGTGCCTCACCGTCAACCCCCAGGACAACAACTGCCTGGCAGTGGGGGCCAGTGGGCCCTTTGTGAGGCTCTATGACATTCGCATGATCCATAACCACAG aaagagcaTGAAGCAGAGCCCTTCAGCAGGTGTGCACACCTTCTGTGACCGGCAGAAGCCCCTTCCGGATGGTGCAGCCCAGTATTACGTAGCAG GTCACCTGCCAGTGAAGCTGCCCGACTACAACAACCGTCTGAGAGTGCTGGTCGCCACCTATGTGACCTTCAGCCCCAATGGCACAGAGCTGCTGGTCAACATGGGAGGAGAGCAG GTCTATTTGTTTGACCTGACTTACAAGCAGCGGCCGTACACCTTCCTCTTGCCTAGAAAATGCCACTCCTCAGGGG TTCAGAATGGCAAGATGTCCACCAATGGTGTGTCCAACGGTGTGTCCAATGGCCTGCACCTTCACAGCAACGGCTTCCGGCTGCCAGAGAGTAGAGGACATGTCAG CCCCCAGGTAGAGCTGCCCCCATACCTGGAGCGTGTGAAACAGCAAGCCAATGAGGCTTTTGCCTGCCAGCAGTGGACCCAGGCCATCCAGCTTTACAGCAAGGCCGTGCAGAGGGCCCCTCACAATGCCATGCTCTACGGGAACCGAGCTGCTGCCTACATGAAGCGCAAGTG GGATGGTGACCACTACGATGCCCTGAGGGACTGCCTCAAGGCCATCTCCCTAAACCCATGCCACCTGAAGGCGCACTTCCGCCTGGCCCGATGCCTCTTTGAGCTCAAGTACGTGGCTGAGGCCCTGGAGTGCCTGGATGATTTCAAAGGGAAGTTCCCGGAGCAGGCCCATAGCAGCGCTTGTGATGCACTGGGACGCGACATCACGGCCGCCCTCTTCTCCAAAAATGATGGTG ACGAGAAGAAGGGagctggtggtggtggcagcgGCCCCGTCCGCCTCCGCAGCACGAGCCGCAAGGACTCCATCTCAGAGGACGAGATGGTGCTGCGGGAGCGAAGCTACGACTATCAGTTCCGCTACTGTGGCCACTGCAATACCACCACAGACATCAAGGAAGCCAATTTCTTTGGCAG CAATGCTCAATACATCGTCAGTGGCTCTGATGACGGCTCCTTCTTCATCTGGGAAAAGGAGACCACCAACCTGGTCCGCGTGCTCCAGGGAGACGAGTCCATCGTCAACTGCCTGCAGCCGCACCCCAGCTACTGCTTCTTGGCCACCAGCGGCATCGACCCCGTTGTGCGGCTGTGGAACCCCCGGCCAGAG AGTGAAGACCTCACAGGCCGAGTTGTGGAGGACATGGAGGGTGCTTCCCAGGCCAACCAGCGGCGCATGAATGCGGACCCGTTGGAGGTGATGCTGCTCAACATGGGCTATCGGATCACAGGCCTGAGCAGTGCGGGTGCTGGGGCCTCTGACGATGAGGACAGCTCCGAGGGCCAGGTGCAGTGCCGGCCCAGCTAG
- the TMEM222 gene encoding transmembrane protein 222 isoform X1, giving the protein MAEAEGSSPLLLPPPLPPPPGMAEVEAPTAAETDKKQFSCAGSGVMDVERSRFPYCVVWTPIPVLTWFFPIIGHMGICTSTGVIRDFAGPYFVSEDNMAFGKPAKYWKLDPAQVYASGPNAWDTAVHDASEEYKHRMHSLCCDNCHSHVALALNLMRYNNSTNWNMVTLCFFCLLYGKYVRLKTSGPLAGDLSPDTGVIVDGVRKAQRVDVSPVPTQRASAPS; this is encoded by the exons ATGGCGGAAGCGGAAGGGAGTTCGCCACTCCTGTtgccgccgccgctgccaccCCCGCCCGGGATGGCGGAAGTGGAGGCGCCGACGGCGGCCGAGACGGACAAGAAGCAGTTTAGCTGTGCTGGCAGCGGCGTCATGGACGTGGAGCGGAGCCGCTTCCCTTACTGCGTGGTGTGGACTCCCATACCGGTGCTCAC GTGGTTTTTCCCCATCATTGGCCACATGGGCATCTGCACATCCACAGGAGTCATTCGGGACTTTGCGGGCCCCTACTTTGTGTCG GAAGACAACATGGCCTTCGGGAAGCCTGCCAA GTACTGGAAGCTGGACCCTGCTCAGGTATATGCCAGCGGGCCCAATGCGTGGGACACGGCTGTGCACGACGCTTCTGAGGAGTACAAGCACCGCATG CACAGTCTCTGCTGTGACAACTGCCACTCACATGTGGCCTTGGCCCTGAACCTGATGCGCTACAACAACAGCACCAACTGGAACATGGTGACTCTCTGCTTCTTCTGCCTGCTGTATGGGAAGTACGTCAG ACTGAAGACTTCTGGTCCTCTCGCTGGCGACCTCTCCCCAGACACAGGGGTGATCGTGGATGGAGTCAGGAAGGCCCAGAGGGTGGACGTGTCTCCTGTACCCACCCAGCGAG CATCGGCGCCTTCGTGA